One Amblyomma americanum isolate KBUSLIRL-KWMA chromosome 8, ASM5285725v1, whole genome shotgun sequence DNA window includes the following coding sequences:
- the LOC144101464 gene encoding uncharacterized protein LOC144101464: protein MRPTTNFADVVRKGGAPHPALATAQAKPLAGPFPPPADAAKAALPSGKKGMPAFQPAALKASRSRERPLNRTPAGSPQPSRASIFRCDREQASRLSGGVAIIIQSRFATREIKLKTKFEAVAVTVIHFKTITICSIYLEPHQMVTLQDMETLLEQLPEPYLLAGDFNAHSFFWGSEETDTRGRVLEDFVLCNNVFLLNSGKHTYCTPSTGKMSCLVLSFSSPSVFTDFKWDVLDDPRGSDHLPIIISLSSSPSVISSKPRRWKLHLADWALFRENASLEKLFSDDLSVGELNKIFTTCIIAAARISIPQSSGVVRQRQKPWYSQECRGAKRKQNKAWGIFRRYLTHQNLVNFKKARAKARYIRRSAEKTSWQKYITSINSSITSKKMWEQVHKINGSYSPFTIPFFTGPGIQTSIKQQADVLAKHFSTISSSAHYTVIFKAKKHG from the exons ATGAGGCCCACc ACAAACTTCGCGGATGTGGTGCGCAAGGGCGGAGCACCACACCCGGCtctggccactgcccaggcaaagcctcTGGCAGGGCCATtcccgcccccggcagacgcagcgaaggctgccctgccatccGGAAAAAAGGGCATGCCGGCATTTCAGCCGGCCGCCCTCAAGGCTTCCCGCAGTCGGGAGAGGCCTCTAAACCGCACACCCGCGGGTTCTCCGCAGCCATCCAGGGCCTCTA tctttcggtgtgaccgagagcaagcgagtaggctctctggaggtgttgcgatTATCATCCAGTCTCGTTTTGCAACCCGTGAAATCAAGTTAAAAACCAAATTTGAAGCGGTTGCAGTCACTGTTATCCATTTTAAAACTATCACAATATGTTCCATATATCTCGAGCCACACCAAATGGTTACACTTCAAGACATGGAAACACTGctagaacagctaccggagccatatctcttagccggggattttaatgcgcactccttTTTCTGGGGAAGTGAAGAAACTGACACTAGAGGCCGCGTTTTGGAAGATTTTGTTCTATGCAATAATGTCTTTCTGCTAAATTCAGGAAAACACACATATTGTACCCCAAGCACTggaaaaatgagctgtttagTCTTATcgtttagttcaccatctgtttttactgattttaaatgggatgttcttgaTGACCCACGTGGAAGTGATCATTTGCCAATAATTATTAGCCTGTCATCCTCTCCGTCAGTCATTTCGAGCAAACCTCGTCGTTGGAAATTACACTTGGCTGACTGGGCACTGTTTCGTGAAAATGCTAGTCTGGAGAAACTATTTTCGGATGATCTAAGTGTTGGCGAACTAAATAAGATTTTCACAACCTGTATAATTGCTGCTGCACGCATATCTATTCCTCAGTCGTCGGGCGTAGTGAGACAACGTCAGAAGCCTTGGTACTCACAAGAATGTAGAGGAGCGAAAcggaaacaaaataaagcatggggaatttttcgtaggtacctTACTCACCAAAACCTTGTTAATTTCAAAAAAGCAAGAGCCAAAGCGAGGTATATTCGTCGAAGCGCCGAAAAAACATCATGGCAGAAATATATAACATCTATAAACAGTTCAATAacatcgaagaaaatgtgggagcaagttcacaaaataaatggcagctactctccCTTCACAATCCCTTTTTTCACAGGCCCAGGCATACAAACAAGTATTAAACAACAGGCAGACGTTCTAGCGaaacatttttctacaatttCTAGTTCCGCACATTACACAGTCATTTTTAAGGCAAAAAAACAtggctga